One genomic segment of Pseudoalteromonas sp. GCY includes these proteins:
- a CDS encoding amino acid aminotransferase, with translation MFSELKPLPTDPILGLMAAYKQDTNPNKIDLGVGVYKDEQGNTPVLRAVKKAEAFRLENETTKSYIGLAGNLDFCQKMETLLLGEHSTLLANRVRTAQAPGGTGALRVAAEFIKRCNTNATVWVTTPTWANHISLFEAAGLTVKEYPYYDYENKGLLFDEMINALKQVPKGDVVLLHACCHNPSGMDLNQAQWKVVAELAKEQGFTPLIDIAYQGFGTSLEEDAQGLRTVADTVDEMIICSSCSKNFGLYRERIGACSIIAKDSATADVSNSVLLSVVRSIYSMPPAHGADIVNTILSSTELTQMWYDELDEMRGRINGLRTLIKESLAAKGVEQDFSFIDRQHGMFSFLGINKEQIDRLRTEYAIYMVGSSRVNVAGVSKDNIDYFADAVASVIK, from the coding sequence ATGTTCTCAGAGCTAAAACCACTTCCAACAGATCCTATTTTAGGCCTGATGGCCGCTTATAAACAGGACACTAACCCAAACAAAATTGACCTTGGTGTAGGTGTTTATAAGGACGAGCAGGGAAACACGCCGGTACTTAGAGCGGTTAAAAAAGCGGAAGCGTTTCGTTTAGAAAACGAAACGACAAAATCTTATATTGGTTTGGCTGGTAACTTAGACTTCTGTCAAAAGATGGAAACACTGTTACTTGGAGAGCATAGTACATTATTGGCAAACCGTGTACGTACGGCGCAAGCACCAGGTGGTACTGGCGCATTGCGTGTTGCTGCCGAATTTATTAAACGTTGCAACACCAATGCAACTGTATGGGTTACGACTCCAACTTGGGCAAACCACATCAGCCTATTTGAAGCAGCTGGTCTAACAGTTAAAGAGTATCCTTACTACGACTACGAAAACAAAGGGTTGTTGTTTGATGAGATGATCAATGCGCTGAAGCAAGTACCTAAAGGTGATGTAGTACTACTTCATGCATGTTGTCATAACCCAAGTGGTATGGACTTAAATCAAGCGCAATGGAAAGTGGTTGCTGAACTTGCGAAAGAGCAAGGCTTTACGCCATTAATTGATATTGCATACCAAGGTTTTGGTACCAGTCTTGAAGAAGATGCACAAGGCCTTAGAACGGTTGCGGATACAGTTGATGAAATGATCATCTGTTCATCTTGCTCTAAGAATTTTGGTTTATACCGCGAGCGTATCGGTGCGTGTTCAATCATTGCAAAAGACAGTGCAACTGCTGATGTTTCAAACTCAGTATTACTTAGCGTTGTTCGTAGTATCTATTCAATGCCACCAGCACACGGTGCTGATATTGTAAATACCATTCTAAGCAGTACTGAACTTACGCAAATGTGGTACGACGAACTTGATGAAATGCGCGGCCGCATCAATGGTCTACGTACGCTGATCAAAGAAAGCCTAGCTGCAAAAGGTGTTGAGCAAGATTTCTCGTTCATCGACCGTCAGCACGGTATGTTCTCTTTCTTGGGTATTAATAAAGAGCAAATTGACAGACTACGCACTGAATATGCTATCTATATGGTAGGCTCTAGCCGCGTTAACGTAGCTGGCGTAAGCAAAGACAATATTGACTACTTTGCTGACGCAGTGGCAAGCGTGATTAAATAA
- a CDS encoding ComEA family DNA-binding protein, translating to MFNKPTILSILLALGLSCSSVLAKPAEQAKSVSQTQQQSAVLDINSADASALSSLPGIGIRKAEAIVEYRKKMGRFKTTTELLEVKGIGKGILAKLEGKIRV from the coding sequence ATGTTCAATAAACCCACCATACTTTCTATTTTATTGGCGCTAGGTTTAAGCTGTTCAAGTGTGCTCGCAAAACCTGCGGAGCAAGCAAAATCAGTCTCTCAAACACAGCAGCAAAGTGCTGTACTCGATATTAATTCCGCTGACGCTTCGGCGCTTTCAAGTTTACCAGGGATTGGTATTCGTAAAGCTGAAGCCATCGTAGAGTACCGTAAGAAAATGGGGCGCTTTAAAACAACAACGGAGTTGCTGGAAGTAAAAGGAATTGGGAAAGGAATATTGGCAAAATTGGAGGGGAAAATTAGAGTCTAG
- a CDS encoding stress response translation initiation inhibitor YciH, whose amino-acid sequence MSESRLVYSTDVGRIDTKEPKQEVQGKVFKDSAVRIERQTKGRKGKGVMLVVGIDSEQHDLKKLAKTLKSKMGQGGAVKEGVIEIQGDDREKLKQLLEGQGFKVKIAGG is encoded by the coding sequence ATGTCAGAATCAAGACTTGTGTACTCCACAGATGTAGGCCGTATTGACACCAAAGAACCAAAACAAGAAGTTCAGGGAAAAGTTTTTAAAGACAGCGCCGTTCGTATTGAAAGACAAACTAAAGGGCGCAAAGGCAAAGGCGTTATGCTTGTCGTCGGCATCGATAGTGAACAGCATGATCTAAAAAAATTGGCAAAAACGCTTAAATCTAAAATGGGTCAAGGTGGAGCAGTTAAAGAAGGCGTTATTGAAATTCAAGGCGATGACAGAGAAAAGCTTAAGCAATTATTAGAAGGCCAAGGCTTCAAAGTAAAAATAGCAGGCGGCTAG
- a CDS encoding GAF domain-containing protein encodes MAKMSDYISLSGLSISRELFLLQLEKLDAYIEQNSSPAVWSYQIPELGEGGACSLFGHLQEAPFLLSDYVEKNTVNEQSLAKLQTIVSAVVEFTAVDWFGIYQARATNEGKQLLKLAYSGAPSRPLFPITEAFAATSNNIQTVLSAKARVINDIPQYVVSGGEYYTCDPKVKAETCMPLFDDAQNCIGIIDAEAFSESFFNEEILALLAAACTRIPDYLPE; translated from the coding sequence ATGGCTAAAATGTCAGATTATATTTCATTGAGTGGATTATCTATCTCCCGCGAATTGTTTTTGCTGCAATTAGAAAAATTAGATGCTTACATTGAGCAAAACTCAAGCCCTGCTGTGTGGTCATATCAGATCCCTGAGCTCGGGGAAGGAGGCGCTTGTAGCTTGTTTGGGCACCTTCAGGAAGCACCTTTTTTATTGAGTGACTACGTTGAAAAGAACACGGTGAATGAACAATCTCTTGCCAAGCTGCAAACGATAGTGTCAGCGGTCGTTGAATTTACAGCTGTTGATTGGTTTGGCATATACCAAGCAAGAGCGACAAATGAAGGGAAACAACTTCTCAAATTAGCGTATTCTGGCGCGCCGAGTAGACCGCTATTCCCAATAACGGAGGCCTTTGCCGCTACTTCAAATAATATCCAAACGGTATTGAGTGCTAAAGCTCGAGTGATTAATGACATCCCTCAATATGTCGTCAGTGGAGGAGAGTACTACACTTGCGATCCAAAGGTGAAAGCAGAAACCTGTATGCCATTATTCGATGATGCTCAAAATTGTATTGGAATTATTGATGCAGAAGCGTTTTCTGAGTCATTTTTCAACGAAGAAATTTTAGCATTGCTTGCAGCTGCATGTACGAGAATTCCTGACTATTTACCCGAATAA
- the pheA gene encoding prephenate dehydratase, with amino-acid sequence MTQNTLDALRHDINEIDSELLILLAKRRRISHGVLEYKIANNKPIRDEAREEALLEKLIRYGKSLGLDAFYINSVFQTILEDSVLNQQAMLQKNLNPDAVGDTHRVAYLGGQGSYSQLACHKYFSRRPGKLVEMGCQSFEQITEQVEKGQADFGILPIENTSSGSINEVFDLLQHTQVSIVGEVTHTVEHCLLALPDTELQAIDKIYAHPQPFAQCSRFIQGLGDIQHETCDSTSSALKQAAEHRNSAAIGSAQAGKNMGLEVVKSGLANQTENHSRFIVVARKALQVSTQIPTKTSLIMATKQQVGSLADALMVFKQHNINMVKLESRPVPGNPWEEVFYVDLLANIADSQVQVALEELKDHTQFVRLLGCYQSESLQAVDVL; translated from the coding sequence ATGACACAAAATACATTAGATGCCCTTAGGCATGACATCAATGAGATAGATTCAGAATTACTGATTTTACTGGCAAAGCGACGTCGCATTAGTCATGGCGTGCTGGAATATAAGATTGCCAACAACAAACCTATCCGTGATGAAGCTCGTGAGGAGGCACTGCTAGAGAAACTGATCCGTTATGGTAAATCTCTGGGTCTTGATGCCTTTTATATAAACAGCGTTTTCCAAACTATCTTAGAAGACTCAGTGTTAAACCAGCAAGCCATGCTGCAAAAGAACTTAAACCCCGATGCCGTAGGTGATACACACCGCGTTGCCTACTTGGGTGGACAAGGCTCTTATAGCCAGCTTGCTTGTCATAAATACTTCAGTCGTCGTCCCGGTAAGCTTGTAGAAATGGGTTGCCAAAGCTTTGAGCAAATCACCGAGCAGGTAGAGAAAGGCCAAGCGGACTTTGGTATCTTACCTATTGAAAATACCAGTTCAGGCAGTATCAACGAAGTATTCGATTTATTGCAACATACGCAAGTATCTATTGTGGGCGAAGTAACGCATACCGTAGAGCATTGCCTCCTGGCTTTGCCAGACACAGAATTACAAGCCATAGACAAAATTTATGCGCACCCTCAACCTTTTGCCCAGTGCAGCCGTTTTATTCAAGGTCTTGGGGATATTCAGCATGAAACCTGTGACTCGACCTCTAGTGCATTAAAGCAAGCAGCAGAGCACCGAAACAGTGCCGCGATTGGCTCTGCACAAGCTGGTAAGAATATGGGTCTAGAAGTGGTCAAGTCTGGCCTTGCGAATCAGACCGAAAACCATAGCCGCTTTATTGTAGTAGCAAGAAAAGCACTTCAAGTGTCTACTCAAATCCCAACGAAAACCAGCTTAATTATGGCCACCAAACAGCAAGTAGGCTCACTTGCTGACGCGCTGATGGTATTTAAACAGCACAATATAAATATGGTTAAGTTAGAGTCACGCCCAGTACCTGGTAACCCTTGGGAAGAAGTCTTTTATGTAGATTTGCTTGCCAATATTGCAGACTCACAAGTCCAAGTAGCACTTGAAGAATTAAAAGATCATACCCAGTTTGTACGCTTACTGGGCTGCTACCAAAGCGAGTCTTTGCAAGCAGTAGATGTGTTGTAA
- a CDS encoding SpoIIE family protein phosphatase: MNILVVDDQVLNCKLLKAMLEQQFYTVFCAHNGRDALKILESQDIDIVLLDVVMPVMDGFETAPKIKQYAGDVYLPIIFITALEDQSSFEKCLAVGGDDFIHKPFDKVILSAKIKAHARTRRLSQQSNEQRRQLEYHYNQIEREHEIVEHIFSNALAQQSEYPEICEYHLSPASMFNGDMFLMAKSPMGGFYCLLGDFTGHGLAAAVGALPASRIFYTMVQKGMAVSDIAVELNTALNELLPGHMFCAAAIIELSSSGKSVSAWLGGLPDLYLIDQNGSLIKTIESQHMALGILEVDEFERNLLHFEVSPDQRLVMATDGIIESESERGEMYGERRLKRLLASRKHISTDQIISEVREFSGNTEQQDDLSIAIINCVASESIVSAPNHYSSLPFNISLSLDAKQMKTTDPVLELVDLLSEVDGISAHRSNIFLLLSEAYNNSLDHGVLGLDSEIKNKEDGFFEFYSLRESVLKELKEALIIISVRYSPEELKLYFNICDSGNGFESSERAKAQQEHSHGRGVSLLNEIAQSVSYNGAGNEVEMVYSLTSKSV; the protein is encoded by the coding sequence ATGAATATCTTGGTAGTCGACGATCAGGTATTAAACTGCAAGCTGCTCAAGGCAATGCTTGAGCAACAATTTTATACCGTTTTTTGTGCGCATAATGGTCGTGATGCATTAAAAATTCTCGAAAGTCAGGACATCGACATCGTGCTGCTAGACGTTGTCATGCCCGTAATGGATGGCTTTGAGACTGCCCCCAAAATAAAGCAATATGCGGGCGACGTATATCTCCCTATCATCTTTATCACCGCACTTGAAGATCAAAGTAGCTTTGAAAAATGTCTCGCTGTAGGGGGCGATGACTTTATTCATAAGCCGTTTGATAAAGTCATTTTATCGGCCAAAATCAAAGCGCATGCAAGGACACGTAGGCTCAGTCAGCAAAGCAACGAGCAACGCCGACAACTGGAATATCACTATAACCAGATAGAGCGAGAGCACGAGATTGTTGAGCACATCTTTAGTAATGCGCTTGCACAACAATCCGAATATCCAGAGATTTGTGAATACCACTTGTCACCCGCGTCAATGTTTAATGGCGATATGTTTTTAATGGCCAAGAGTCCAATGGGTGGCTTTTATTGTTTACTGGGTGATTTTACCGGTCATGGTTTAGCAGCTGCAGTCGGCGCGCTTCCCGCATCGCGCATTTTCTATACTATGGTTCAAAAGGGGATGGCGGTTAGTGATATAGCCGTTGAGCTTAATACTGCCCTTAATGAGTTATTGCCAGGGCACATGTTTTGCGCTGCAGCAATTATCGAGTTGAGCAGCTCAGGGAAAAGTGTTTCTGCTTGGCTTGGCGGTTTGCCAGATCTATATCTGATTGACCAAAATGGCAGTCTTATTAAAACCATCGAGAGCCAACATATGGCGCTTGGCATTTTAGAAGTCGATGAGTTTGAACGTAATCTGCTGCATTTTGAAGTCAGCCCCGACCAACGCCTCGTAATGGCGACAGACGGTATCATCGAATCTGAGTCTGAGCGGGGTGAAATGTATGGCGAACGACGGTTAAAGCGCTTGCTGGCGAGTAGAAAGCATATTTCCACGGATCAAATTATCTCTGAAGTTCGCGAGTTTTCTGGTAATACGGAGCAACAAGATGACTTAAGTATCGCGATTATTAATTGCGTTGCCAGCGAGTCAATCGTTTCTGCGCCAAACCACTATTCAAGTTTGCCGTTTAATATTTCGTTATCTTTAGATGCCAAGCAGATGAAAACCACAGATCCGGTACTTGAGCTGGTGGATTTGCTTAGTGAGGTTGACGGTATTTCGGCGCATCGCTCTAATATATTTTTACTACTTTCTGAGGCCTACAATAATTCTTTAGACCACGGTGTGCTGGGGCTAGACTCAGAAATTAAAAATAAAGAAGATGGCTTTTTTGAATTCTACAGCTTGCGAGAGAGTGTTTTGAAGGAGCTAAAAGAAGCGCTCATTATTATTTCAGTGCGCTATAGCCCTGAAGAGCTAAAGCTATACTTCAATATTTGTGATTCAGGTAATGGTTTTGAATCAAGTGAGCGTGCCAAAGCGCAACAAGAGCATAGTCACGGCCGAGGTGTAAGCTTACTTAATGAAATTGCCCAAAGCGTTAGCTACAACGGCGCTGGAAATGAAGTTGAAATGGTTTATTCACTCACCTCTAAATCGGTATAA
- a CDS encoding YebG family protein: MAVIIKYVVERNGVERMTFTSKKEADAYDKMLDVAEALEDMLTKVDVPLSEQQVESLALEIAKQKDDFVSVLKGGKVAPKANAKNKSENEKASDPDKVTKIKQA; the protein is encoded by the coding sequence ATGGCCGTTATCATCAAATATGTTGTTGAAAGAAATGGAGTCGAGCGTATGACTTTCACGTCTAAAAAAGAAGCTGATGCTTATGATAAAATGCTAGATGTAGCTGAAGCATTGGAAGACATGCTAACGAAAGTTGACGTGCCGCTGAGTGAACAACAAGTTGAATCCCTAGCGCTTGAGATTGCAAAACAAAAAGATGACTTTGTGTCTGTGTTAAAAGGTGGCAAAGTAGCACCAAAGGCCAATGCCAAAAACAAATCTGAAAACGAAAAAGCGTCAGATCCAGATAAAGTGACCAAAATTAAGCAAGCCTAA
- a CDS encoding STAS domain-containing protein → MSLSKNASADGKTLTIQIRGKFDFNLVQSFRQAYAEVNDQTEKVVVDLRETDYMDSSALGMLLNMKKTLGSSVSSIQISNCRPQLKKILQISRFDKKFDID, encoded by the coding sequence ATGAGCTTGAGTAAAAATGCTTCTGCTGACGGTAAGACACTGACTATTCAAATTAGGGGCAAGTTTGACTTTAATTTGGTGCAGTCGTTTCGTCAGGCGTATGCTGAGGTGAATGATCAAACCGAAAAGGTTGTTGTTGACCTGCGTGAAACCGACTATATGGACAGCTCCGCTTTGGGTATGCTGTTAAATATGAAAAAAACGCTGGGAAGCTCAGTTTCTAGCATTCAAATTAGTAATTGTCGCCCACAACTTAAGAAAATCCTCCAGATCTCTCGTTTTGATAAGAAGTTTGATATTGACTGA
- a CDS encoding bifunctional diguanylate cyclase/phosphodiesterase has protein sequence MGNRRPPSRYGASSLSVKLSMLISAVCLIAGVFAAALMLKSEEKQLIYEEYDELKRFSAQVNNQFSNYLDLKANLAEQANSVVSKHLLYGVQDLSGAQASVDKRGENLASTAKNGLSAAIYTGDLKLQSVQKLFSESELLWNILAPPLLQDFFNFYLSTTDGFVRVAPPNALLAKDPRLVNNQLHNLPVLHAEQNPTREAVWSGVYFDRVWNKWVVSILVPLYLHDKYLGLTGSDIELTTLLEKLPKSDHQQGFIVFDKQGRLLAAPGLFKTTAATGQLLDHNKLPEDLSKIVQTALITKLPNIQDEFRYKDNWHIMHVTHIANLDWYIGIYKKRASAISAIEELKVKFFGLFILYAIFVAILLHQVLYQLVLKRINALVKAVKGFGRGQWDTPTLPHTDDEIGQLNASFNDMSVEIKQLVNGLNQRITEKEIAEKAANRLSKAVAFSGTGVVLTNEHFQIEYVNPKMQEMTGYDEQHFIGSPLLSIISKDMAILIDDIDIDLRSRNHWRGDTMLAGNREAPIWVSLSVSPIREEGGAISSYVASAQDISFVKESQRKMEELAYFDTLTGLANRTFFRMQLRKSMALAERGHYAFALFYFDLDEFKRINDTLGHDAGDRLLLEVATRLKKRLRAEDTIARLGGDEFAVLLSGINERENAMEVANIIQKTLAEPIKLGNNEVIVSASIGITMAPFDSKEEEQLLKHADLAMYQAKAKGRNTYHFYSQDLDEAANERLYIESELRIAIKAQQFTLHYQPQVNSESGEVVGYEALIRWFHPSEGTIPPSKFIPIAEATGLIVELGAWVLEEACHFSRRLKAAGKIANISINLSARQFKDAQLISTLSDIIERTEMEPTLLHLELTESMLMGDVEAAIIQLRDIKALGVSLSIDDFGTGYSSLSYIKRFPVDILKIDRSFVKDIPEDPNDMEITAAIIAMAQKLNLQVIAEGVETEAQMTFLAKNNCYIVQGYYYSPPLSEAEILRFAPAV, from the coding sequence GTGGGCAATCGTCGTCCCCCATCAAGATATGGTGCAAGCTCTTTAAGTGTAAAGCTGTCGATGTTGATTTCGGCCGTCTGTTTGATCGCGGGCGTTTTTGCTGCGGCATTGATGCTAAAATCTGAAGAAAAGCAGTTGATCTATGAAGAGTATGATGAGCTCAAGCGTTTTAGTGCGCAGGTGAACAATCAGTTCTCAAATTACCTCGATCTTAAAGCTAACTTGGCCGAACAAGCCAATTCAGTGGTTTCCAAACACTTACTTTATGGTGTTCAAGATTTATCTGGCGCGCAAGCGAGTGTCGACAAGCGTGGCGAAAACTTAGCGAGTACAGCCAAAAATGGTCTTTCTGCAGCTATATATACTGGCGATTTAAAATTGCAGTCAGTGCAAAAGTTATTTTCTGAATCTGAATTGCTTTGGAATATTCTTGCGCCCCCACTGTTACAGGATTTCTTTAATTTTTACCTATCTACAACAGATGGCTTTGTCCGTGTTGCGCCTCCTAATGCCCTATTAGCGAAAGACCCGAGGCTGGTCAATAATCAGCTTCATAACTTGCCTGTTTTACATGCTGAACAAAACCCAACGAGGGAAGCAGTATGGTCGGGCGTGTATTTTGATAGGGTTTGGAACAAGTGGGTGGTCAGTATTTTGGTGCCTTTATACTTACATGACAAATACCTTGGGTTAACGGGTAGCGACATAGAACTGACCACCTTACTCGAAAAATTACCTAAATCTGACCATCAGCAAGGCTTCATCGTTTTTGATAAACAGGGTCGATTATTGGCAGCTCCCGGCCTGTTTAAAACCACCGCTGCGACTGGGCAGCTATTGGACCACAACAAGCTACCTGAAGACTTGAGTAAAATAGTACAAACAGCACTTATTACTAAGCTGCCAAATATCCAAGATGAATTTAGATATAAAGACAACTGGCATATTATGCACGTGACCCATATTGCCAATTTAGATTGGTACATTGGGATCTATAAGAAACGGGCGTCGGCTATCTCGGCCATTGAAGAGCTTAAAGTTAAGTTCTTTGGTTTGTTTATTCTGTATGCCATTTTTGTCGCGATATTACTGCATCAGGTTTTATATCAATTAGTACTCAAACGCATCAATGCGCTCGTTAAAGCAGTGAAGGGATTTGGTCGAGGGCAGTGGGATACGCCAACCTTGCCGCATACAGATGACGAGATAGGTCAATTGAACGCCTCATTTAACGACATGAGTGTTGAGATAAAACAGCTTGTAAATGGCCTAAATCAACGCATTACAGAAAAAGAAATCGCTGAAAAGGCGGCAAACCGTTTGTCAAAAGCCGTGGCTTTCTCTGGTACCGGCGTTGTATTGACCAATGAGCATTTTCAAATTGAGTACGTCAATCCAAAAATGCAGGAAATGACGGGCTATGATGAACAGCATTTTATTGGTTCTCCGCTTTTGAGTATTATTTCAAAAGACATGGCAATTCTCATTGATGATATCGATATTGACTTGCGCAGCCGCAATCACTGGCGCGGGGATACCATGTTGGCGGGTAACAGAGAGGCACCTATTTGGGTCAGTTTGAGTGTGTCGCCGATCCGTGAAGAAGGCGGCGCAATTTCAAGTTATGTCGCCTCAGCCCAAGATATTTCGTTTGTAAAAGAAAGCCAGCGTAAAATGGAAGAATTGGCTTACTTTGATACCTTAACTGGCCTTGCCAACCGAACGTTTTTCAGGATGCAGTTACGTAAATCCATGGCGCTTGCCGAGCGTGGTCATTACGCCTTTGCTCTATTTTACTTTGACTTAGATGAGTTTAAACGCATCAATGATACCTTGGGACATGACGCGGGTGACCGCTTATTGCTTGAAGTCGCGACGAGATTGAAAAAGCGGCTCCGTGCAGAAGATACCATTGCCAGATTGGGTGGGGATGAGTTTGCGGTGTTACTGAGTGGCATCAATGAGCGAGAAAATGCCATGGAAGTTGCCAATATCATTCAAAAGACACTGGCAGAACCAATAAAATTGGGTAATAACGAAGTGATCGTCAGTGCAAGTATTGGTATTACGATGGCTCCGTTTGACAGTAAAGAAGAAGAGCAGCTGCTTAAACATGCAGATTTAGCAATGTATCAGGCTAAAGCAAAAGGGCGGAACACTTACCATTTCTATAGCCAAGATTTAGACGAAGCCGCCAACGAGCGCCTATATATAGAAAGCGAGCTGCGTATAGCAATTAAAGCGCAACAATTTACCTTGCATTATCAACCACAAGTGAACAGTGAAAGTGGTGAGGTTGTAGGCTACGAAGCGCTTATTCGTTGGTTCCACCCAAGCGAAGGAACCATTCCACCAAGTAAGTTTATTCCAATTGCTGAAGCGACAGGCTTAATCGTAGAGCTTGGCGCATGGGTGTTAGAAGAAGCGTGTCATTTTTCTCGTCGTTTAAAAGCTGCGGGCAAGATTGCCAACATATCCATCAACCTTTCTGCGAGACAGTTTAAAGACGCACAATTGATCAGTACGCTGTCAGATATTATTGAAAGAACTGAGATGGAGCCAACTCTACTGCACCTTGAGCTTACCGAGAGCATGCTGATGGGAGATGTGGAAGCGGCAATTATACAACTTAGAGATATCAAAGCGCTTGGCGTTTCACTGTCTATTGATGACTTTGGTACAGGCTATTCGTCTTTAAGTTATATTAAACGTTTCCCTGTTGATATACTTAAAATCGACCGCTCCTTTGTAAAAGATATTCCTGAAGATCCGAATGATATGGAAATCACCGCTGCGATCATAGCGATGGCACAAAAATTAAATTTGCAGGTTATTGCTGAAGGGGTGGAAACTGAGGCTCAGATGACGTTCTTGGCGAAAAATAACTGCTATATTGTACAAGGTTATTACTACAGCCCGCCGCTAAGTGAAGCCGAGATTTTGAGGTTTGCCCCAGCAGTATAG